Genomic DNA from Prunus persica cultivar Lovell chromosome G1, Prunus_persica_NCBIv2, whole genome shotgun sequence:
GCTTTCGATTTGTTTGGATGAACAAATCttatgacatatatatatatatatatatatatatatatattatacattcaAGTGAAGTTCCAATTTACATAAGCACAGCCAtatttaaagtttattttaTATGATCATAACTAGCAGAGCATACAGAACTTCCCAAATCCGAAGGCGTATGTAGAAGAGAAGCTCCTCTAGCTTATATGCGTTTCGTGAGAAAACTTCACGGGGACAAGGTGGAAAGCAGTTTTCTTAGCGATGGTGAGGGAAAGGCCACCAGTTTCTTCCATGTCGATATCTTCCTCCTTCATTCCATTAGGCAACTTCCAATCAAACCAGTAGAGAAGATTTGCAAGTCCAAACGCTATTGTTGTTGTTCCCATGTACATCCCAGGACAAACTCTTCGACCAGCTCCAAATGGCAAAAACTCGAAATGCTGCCCCTTATAATCAATAGAGCTGCCATCAAACCTTTCTGGGATGAATTCTTCTGGGTCCTTCCAAGACTCGGGGTCTCGTGCAATTGCCCAGTCATTGACAAATACCACCGTTCTGGGGTCAACATCATACCCTTGGATTTTAAAATGGGACATGGCTTCTCTTGGCAGAATCAATGGAGCTGGGGGATGCAATCTGAGGGTCTCTTTGATTATCATCTTGAGGTATTCAAGCTCATCTGTATCTCCTTCGttgatttttcctttgtttccaATGCATCTTCTAACTTCTTCCTGGGCTTTCTTCATCAGTTTGGGTTTCCTAGCTAGCTCTGCCATCGCCCACGTCATTGTAGTTGCACTGGTATCTATTCCACctaaaaataaattctgaTTCACAAAGTATCAAAGTATAAGTTAAATATTCCACCAAAACCACACACCAAAAAAGTACGTAAAATATTCAAGGaactaattttctatttaaatttgTCCAGCTTGAAATTTCGCCACAGGTGAGTGGGCAAAAGTTAGCGCTTACCATGAGGACTGCCTTGATGTTATTATGACCAAGTTGAGCAGCTCCAAATAACCCAGTTTGCTCCCTCACTATCTTAAGCAGCACATCAACTATGTCTTCATGATCTTGCTCCCCTACTGCCCTCCCGGCCCTGAGATGATCATCAATCACCTGCTGGAAAAAACCATCCAACTCATTCCAAATCCTATCAAACTCTTTATGCACACCGGAAACCCTGTCCATAATCCACCCGATAAAAGACGGAAAGTAGTCGGCTCCAGACAAGCCTCCAAGCATGGTCTGAATGTCATGAATCAACTCAGGAATATTTGTATCATGCTCAAACTTGCTTCCTCGGAAACTTGTCCCAAACACAATCCTGAAAATTATACTGGCAGTGAGAACAAACAGTTTCTCAGTGAGATCAACTGGAGCACCagaagatgaggaagaagagagtgaATTGACCAATTTGGCCACCTCTTCTTCCCTGACAGACCAATACGACTGGACCCTCTTCACGCTGAGGAGCTCAAGCACGCATATTTTTCTAATCTCTCTCCAGTACTCGCCATAAGGCGCAAATGCCACGTCTAGATAGTTGTATGTAAGCCTGCGGGAGCCGGCCGTGGTGGGTCTGGTGCAACAGAGGAGGTCATTGGTTTTTAAGGCCTCTTTGGCTGCCTCAGCTGATGAGATTATGAGAGTTGGTACGCGACCGAGATGGAGGAGCATGACCGGTCCGTACGTTTTGGAGAGTTTCCAGAGAGATTGGTGAGTGGAGGAGCCAAGTTGGTGCAAGTTGCCTATGAAGGGAAGCTTGGAAGGGCCCGGCGGAAGGTGCCTTTGATGTTGttgcttattttttttgagtgaaagaaaaagcaggaggacaagaaatggaaggcATATGAGTAGTGGGGTGATGAAAGGCATTTGGAGAGTTAATGAAATTTGTGTGTGAGATCTTCTCCATCTTCCTTATATAAGCTGGTGTTTTGTAAGTATCTGGGTGTAGCTATCCTACTTCTGTAAGAGATATGTTTTACTTTGCAACGTTGATGgaatttacccaaaaaaagaggCAAAAAAGCTTTAATTTTCAGAAACTCTATTGAATTAATGCATACAATATTATCATAGTGTCGATAATTGTTTACTTATCATAGTGTATATCTAAATTTCGTTTGGAAAATCAATTCCATATATATCCTTAAACCTTTGGTTAAGAAAACAACACGCATGCATGGGTcatcacctctctctctctcacagaggacgtgtgtgtatatatatatatatatatatatatatatatatatatatacacacaaacTTTGTCTGCATCGGATccttgtttgaatttgaatattgACAAAATGATGACTCCAGTCGGTCTGCGTGCATACGAGTGCGTGCGCTAAACGACAGGAAACTCAATTCAGAACTGcttctacttttttttgttttttttgtcgaCAATAAATTAAGGAACTGCTTCTACTTGGAACTAGAAAAAATGAGTATATACATGCTGCATGCACGTGAAATTGTCAATTAATAATCCAATTatgccatatatatatatatatatatatgagtatATACATGCTGCATGCACGTGAAATTGTCAATTAATAATCCAATTatgccatatatatatatatatatacacacacacacaaactttGTCTGCATCGGATccttgtttgaatttgaatattgACAAAATGATGACTCCAGTCGGTCTGCGTGCATACGAGTGCGTGCGCTAAACGACAGGAAACTCAATTAAGGAACTGCTTCTACTTGGAACTAGAAAAAATGAGTATATACATGCTGCATGCACGTGAAATTGTCAATTAATAATCCAATTATGCCAATCCATTTGTACATGCATGTAAGCTCTTAATGTGTTCT
This window encodes:
- the LOC18791546 gene encoding cytochrome P450 71B37 is translated as MPFITPLLICLPFLVLLLFLSLKKNKQQHQRHLPPGPSKLPFIGNLHQLGSSTHQSLWKLSKTYGPVMLLHLGRVPTLIISSAEAAKEALKTNDLLCCTRPTTAGSRRLTYNYLDVAFAPYGEYWREIRKICVLELLSVKRVQSYWSVREEEVAKLVNSLSSSSSSGAPVDLTEKLFVLTASIIFRIVFGTSFRGSKFEHDTNIPELIHDIQTMLGGLSGADYFPSFIGWIMDRVSGVHKEFDRIWNELDGFFQQVIDDHLRAGRAVGEQDHEDIVDVLLKIVREQTGLFGAAQLGHNNIKAVLMNLFLGGIDTSATTMTWAMAELARKPKLMKKAQEEVRRCIGNKGKINEGDTDELEYLKMIIKETLRLHPPAPLILPREAMSHFKIQGYDVDPRTVVFVNDWAIARDPESWKDPEEFIPERFDGSSIDYKGQHFEFLPFGAGRRVCPGMYMGTTTIAFGLANLLYWFDWKLPNGMKEEDIDMEETGGLSLTIAKKTAFHLVPVKFSHETHIS